A window from Taeniopygia guttata chromosome 10, bTaeGut7.mat, whole genome shotgun sequence encodes these proteins:
- the LOC115496557 gene encoding peptidyl-prolyl cis-trans isomerase FKBP8-like isoform X3 has product MRQLWMETFTVILLLVAGVSQRPGPQPRYRRRLAAASPGTRDGGGRAVPRGSSGRGGRREPCGGARPGQLFLPPTRTNPLSRFSALGNGAAACAPRCPRPGQPPAVAARRDGRRHARCGLGAVGTRRRAPGGPGPRPAGSGGWRGGPGADMPGPSPGGSPERETGAGGRPRGPGRDRRVRFRLPHTAIAVPSVREEEQLFYRRLEALAVPGPGGFGPLFASDGWSDLTEDRLLRKRVVRAGLGGPRPLPGQEVSVKVLGALEDGGLVERDPRLIFVPGHGDVVQVSPNRCAVHCRASSPPPWAPTRQPRRARPQALELGVPTMQPGEVSFFLAAFPYAYGHPGREPDVPPEAPLLFEVTLLEVRDGPDPQPLLPAVRLRLGSQRRERGNFHFARGDFAAALRSYRLSLRALDGPAAAPPGPEEEEELREQRVKCLNNCAAAELKLGRTEEALAACEAALRISPDNGRALLRRGQVGLASPRTAPLPSAQPSSYRPLLSPQLLAEQGRDAEAALVLRRALELDPASKVIHTELSRLAKRQSPPASTGPQNPRHDPTPPPSPASPGPPSAEGAI; this is encoded by the exons ATGAGACAGCTTTGGATGGAGACATTCACAGTGATTCTTCTGCTGGTAGCTGGGGTAAGCCAGAGACCCGGCCCACAGCCTCGGTACCGGAGACGCCTGGCCGCGGCATCGCCTGGAACGCGCgacggcggcgggcgggcggtcCCGAGGGGCAGcagcgggcggggcgggcggcgggagcCCTGTGGCGGGGCTCGCCCTGGCCAGCTATTTTTGCCGCCGACCCGGACTAATCCCCTGAGCCGCTTCTCGGCATTAGGTAACGGCGCGGCGGCATGCGCTCCGCGGTGTCCCCGGCCCGGGCAACCCCCGGCAGTCGCGGCGCGGCGGGACGGGCGGCGACACGCCCGGTGCGGGCTGGGGGCCGTGGGCACCCGCCGCCGAGCCCCGGGTGGGCCCGGACCGAGGCCAGCAGGTAGCGGCGGGTGGCGAGGAGGGCCGGGGGCGGACATGCCGGGCCCGTCGCCCGGCGGCTCCCCGGAGAGGGAAACAGGGGCCGgcgggcggccgcgggggcccGGCCGAGACCGGCGGGTGCGGTTCCGGCTGCCTCACACCGCCATCGCGGTGCCGTCGGTGCGCGAGGAGGAGCAGCTCTTCTACCGGCGGCTGGAGGCGCTGGCAGTACCGGGGCCCGGCGGCTTCGGGCCGCTCTTCGCTTCCGACGGTTGGAGCGACTTGACGG AGGACCGGCTGCTGCGGAAACGCGTGGTgcgggccgggctgggcgggccgcggccgctgccgggccaggaggtGTCCGTGAAGGTGCTGGGCGCCCTGGAGGACGGCGGGCTGGTGGAGCGGGACCCGCGGCTCATCTTCGTGCCGGGTCACGGGGACGTCGTGCAGGTGAGCCCGAACCGGTGCGCGGTTCATTGCCGTGCGAGCTCACCGCCGCCGTGGGCCCCGACCCGCCAGCCCCGCCGTGCCCGTCCACAGGCTCTGGAGCTGGGCGTCCCCACCATGCAGCCCGGGGAGGTTTCCTTCTTCCTCGCCGCTTTCCCCTACGCCTATGGCCACCCGGGCAG GGAGCCCGACGTGCCGCCCGAGGCGCCGCTGCTGTTCGAGGTGACGCTGCTGGAGGTGCGGGACGGCCCCGACCCGCAGCCGCTGCTACCCGCCGTCCGTCTGCGCCTGGGCTCGCAGCGCAGGGAGCGGGGCAACTTCCACTTCGCGCGGGGTGACTTCGCCGCGGCGCTGCGATCGTACCGGCTGTCCCTACGTGCCCTGGATGGCCCCGCCGCCG CTCCGCCCGGGCccgaggaggaagaggagctgcGGGAGCAGCGTGTGAAGTGCCTCAACAACTGCGCGGCTGCCGAGCTGAAGCTGGGGCGGACGGAAGAGGCGCTGGCGGCCTGCGAGGCGGCCCTGCGGATCAGCCCCGACAACGGCCGGGCGTTGCTCCGGCGCGGGCAGGTGGGACTCGCAtcgccccgcaccgccccgctCCCCTCGGCCCAGCCGTCCAGCTACCGTCCGCTCCTCTCCCcgcagctgctggcagagcagggccgGGACGCAGAGGCGGCGCTCGTCCTGaggagagccctggagctggaCCCGGCCAGCAAG GTGATCCACACAGAGCTCTCACGGCTGGCGAAGCGCCAGAGCCCTCCAGCCAGCACCGGCCCGCAGAATCCCCGCCACGACCCGACACCGCCGCCGAGCCCCGC ATCCCCCGGACCGCCCTCGGCGGAAGGAGCGATCTGA
- the LOC115496557 gene encoding peptidyl-prolyl cis-trans isomerase FKBP8-like isoform X8 gives MRQLWMETFTVILLLVAGVSQRPGPQPRYRRRLAAASPGTRDGGGRAVPRGSSGRGGRREPCGGARPGQLFLPPTRTNPLSRFSALGNGAAACAPRCPRPGQPPAVAARRDGRRHARCGLGAVGTRRRAPGGPGPRPAGSGGWRGGPGADMPGPSPGGSPERETGAGGRPRGPGRDRRVRFRLPHTAIAVPSVREEEQLFYRRLEALAVPGPGGFGPLFASDGWSDLTEDRLLRKRVVRAGLGGPRPLPGQEVSVKVLGALEDGGLVERDPRLIFVPGHGDVVQVSPNRCAVHCRASSPPPWAPTRQPRRARPQALELGVPTMQPGEVSFFLAAFPYAYGHPGSREPDVPPEAPLLFEVTLLEVRDGPDPQPLLPAVRLRLGSQRRERGNFHFARGDFAAALRSYRLSLRALDGPAAAPPGPEEEEELREQRVKCLNNCAAAELKLGRTEEALAACEAALRISPDNGRALLRRGQLLAEQGRDAEAALVLRRALELDPASKVWEAGCEGGRWPYGTWYLERREEDPTGVGGSGVPPQPHLVRR, from the exons ATGAGACAGCTTTGGATGGAGACATTCACAGTGATTCTTCTGCTGGTAGCTGGGGTAAGCCAGAGACCCGGCCCACAGCCTCGGTACCGGAGACGCCTGGCCGCGGCATCGCCTGGAACGCGCgacggcggcgggcgggcggtcCCGAGGGGCAGcagcgggcggggcgggcggcgggagcCCTGTGGCGGGGCTCGCCCTGGCCAGCTATTTTTGCCGCCGACCCGGACTAATCCCCTGAGCCGCTTCTCGGCATTAGGTAACGGCGCGGCGGCATGCGCTCCGCGGTGTCCCCGGCCCGGGCAACCCCCGGCAGTCGCGGCGCGGCGGGACGGGCGGCGACACGCCCGGTGCGGGCTGGGGGCCGTGGGCACCCGCCGCCGAGCCCCGGGTGGGCCCGGACCGAGGCCAGCAGGTAGCGGCGGGTGGCGAGGAGGGCCGGGGGCGGACATGCCGGGCCCGTCGCCCGGCGGCTCCCCGGAGAGGGAAACAGGGGCCGgcgggcggccgcgggggcccGGCCGAGACCGGCGGGTGCGGTTCCGGCTGCCTCACACCGCCATCGCGGTGCCGTCGGTGCGCGAGGAGGAGCAGCTCTTCTACCGGCGGCTGGAGGCGCTGGCAGTACCGGGGCCCGGCGGCTTCGGGCCGCTCTTCGCTTCCGACGGTTGGAGCGACTTGACGG AGGACCGGCTGCTGCGGAAACGCGTGGTgcgggccgggctgggcgggccgcggccgctgccgggccaggaggtGTCCGTGAAGGTGCTGGGCGCCCTGGAGGACGGCGGGCTGGTGGAGCGGGACCCGCGGCTCATCTTCGTGCCGGGTCACGGGGACGTCGTGCAGGTGAGCCCGAACCGGTGCGCGGTTCATTGCCGTGCGAGCTCACCGCCGCCGTGGGCCCCGACCCGCCAGCCCCGCCGTGCCCGTCCACAGGCTCTGGAGCTGGGCGTCCCCACCATGCAGCCCGGGGAGGTTTCCTTCTTCCTCGCCGCTTTCCCCTACGCCTATGGCCACCCGGGCAG CAGGGAGCCCGACGTGCCGCCCGAGGCGCCGCTGCTGTTCGAGGTGACGCTGCTGGAGGTGCGGGACGGCCCCGACCCGCAGCCGCTGCTACCCGCCGTCCGTCTGCGCCTGGGCTCGCAGCGCAGGGAGCGGGGCAACTTCCACTTCGCGCGGGGTGACTTCGCCGCGGCGCTGCGATCGTACCGGCTGTCCCTACGTGCCCTGGATGGCCCCGCCGCCG CTCCGCCCGGGCccgaggaggaagaggagctgcGGGAGCAGCGTGTGAAGTGCCTCAACAACTGCGCGGCTGCCGAGCTGAAGCTGGGGCGGACGGAAGAGGCGCTGGCGGCCTGCGAGGCGGCCCTGCGGATCAGCCCCGACAACGGCCGGGCGTTGCTCCGGCGCGGGCAG ctgctggcagagcagggccgGGACGCAGAGGCGGCGCTCGTCCTGaggagagccctggagctggaCCCGGCCAGCAAGGTGTGGGAGGCGGGGTGTGAGGGCGGGCGGTGGCCCTACGGCACCTGGTACTTGGAGCGACGGGAAGAGGATCCCACAGGAGTCGGTGGGTCGGGTGTCCCACCGCAGCCGCACCTCGTCCGTAGGTGA